A genomic window from Archaeoglobus profundus DSM 5631 includes:
- the cofD gene encoding 2-phospho-L-lactate transferase has product MAVLSGGTGTPKLLRGLKELADFAVIVNTAEDIWISGNRVSPDIDSVLYTLAGIIDDEKWWGIKGDTFRTHEMLLKLGWDEFMAIGDLDRAVHIFRSELLRKGLTLTEATRELRKALGVEQEVLPMCDEDVETRIVTDEGDMHFQEFWVKRKGKPEVIDVYFRGIERARATKDVLRVLKSCDFVLIGPSNPITSIMPIFSIRGVKNFLIDKTVIAVSPIVGNEAVSGPAGKFMRAKGYEVSPLGVADVYKDFLDILVVDDADRHLIGKYDEIKVVATNTIMKTAEDSKRLAEFILNLV; this is encoded by the coding sequence ATAGCTGTGTTATCTGGTGGAACTGGAACTCCTAAACTCTTAAGAGGTTTGAAGGAGTTGGCAGATTTTGCGGTTATAGTTAATACGGCTGAAGATATTTGGATTTCTGGAAACAGAGTTAGTCCCGACATAGATTCCGTTCTTTACACTTTGGCGGGGATTATAGATGACGAGAAGTGGTGGGGGATTAAGGGAGACACTTTTAGAACTCACGAAATGCTCCTGAAGTTGGGTTGGGATGAGTTCATGGCTATAGGAGATTTGGATAGAGCTGTCCACATTTTCAGGTCTGAGCTTTTAAGGAAAGGTCTTACACTGACAGAAGCTACTAGAGAGCTTAGAAAGGCTCTGGGTGTTGAACAAGAGGTTTTACCCATGTGCGATGAAGATGTGGAGACGAGGATTGTAACAGATGAAGGTGATATGCACTTTCAGGAATTCTGGGTTAAGAGAAAGGGAAAACCGGAAGTCATTGATGTCTATTTTAGGGGTATAGAAAGGGCTAGGGCCACAAAAGATGTTTTAAGAGTTTTAAAATCATGCGATTTCGTTCTAATTGGTCCGAGCAACCCGATAACGAGTATAATGCCTATTTTTTCGATTAGGGGAGTCAAAAATTTCTTGATTGATAAAACCGTCATAGCGGTGTCTCCGATAGTCGGAAATGAAGCTGTTAGTGGTCCAGCTGGAAAGTTTATGAGGGCTAAGGGGTATGAAGTCTCACCTTTGGGTGTCGCTGATGTTTACAAAGATTTCTTGGATATTCTGGTAGTTGATGATGCTGACAGACATTTGATCGGTAAGTATGATGAAATAAAGGTGGTAGCAACGAACACGATCATGAAAACTGCTGAAGATTCTAAGAGGTTGGCGGAATTTATTCTAAATTTGGTTTGA